The sequence ATAAGACTTGTGAATGCGTCATCATTTCACACTAGGCTATCTGTCACCTTTACTTCCTGTGAACCTGAGAGAGAAGAAGCCATCATGAAACACACCCAATATAAAGAACTACTGCAGAAGGACATAATCATCATACTCTTAAAACACACCCAATATGAAGAACTACTGCAGAAGGACATAATCATCATACTCTTAAAACACACCCAATATGAAGAACTACTGCAGAAGGACATAAATATAATCATCATATACTCTTAAAACACACCCAAAATGAAGAACTACTGCAGAAGGACCATCATACTCTTAAAACACACCCAATATGCAGAACTACTGCAGAAGGACATAACAAATATACCGGTAATAATCATACTCTTAAAACACACCCAATATGCATACATATAATCATCATATACTCTAACACACCCAATATGCATACATATAATCATCATATACTGGTAGTGGTATATATACTagacagtaggctataaaaCATATAGTCCAAATACTACATTGACAatatacaaacaaatacaataTAGACCATATATTGAGtgtggttccaaaacgctagaGGCCTACAgtatccaccattttaatgaattttcatgaatcatttgtttacattttgttttccaagtactTTCAGTAAAAATGTAATCgggtaggcctattgttatttgatttatctttactcattcaaaacaacagaactgcaatttgattgatattacctgaaatacacaattaaataggcttgcatgactttttaatgtttttaaaaacaattatatagcgttttggaaccaaacaaCCAATGTAATTAGGACACATTTTAAGTAGGCTTAGagtaacatactgtatgaagACAACATTGCTCATTGAGCAAACACCTGTAGTTTCTATAATGTTCAAGAATGGAATTAGTGTATTGCAAATGGTAGCAGTTATGAAGGGTATAGGCCTAGTAGATGGGTGCCTTTTGTGGCAATCTGCTGTGCTTGGTGGTTCGGGCGTGTACAGATCTGTAGGTAAAATTTAGATTTACCAGCCATTTAAGGAAAACATAATGAGACCTCTCCAGGTTGGTCCAGGCAGGCTAgcaccaccacttctcaatgagacgtggtctgggaaccaaacgttaattttctcgtatttgaaaaaaatgcccagatccgtttattgggtgccacggatgtctatcaaatgcgtctgtgcatagctcatcatcgtcttgctttcccccctgttctgtgattggttccctatctcaggcgaaaatttgctccatggtctccaggctgccttagcagcgtgaatcaaatcgcgcgcaaggcagcatgggaacacccaggctaatccTCAAACTGACtgaaccaaagattgttaaggcggagcaagatacttcgtcgtagttcatgtctatgggcgcgaaatggggatcgaatcctgtctgcataaagaggcgtgtcgatgacgtattgacgagcgtacgttgcaaccggccaacagcagctgcataaataaccggcgcacacctgatataaggttgattttctccagactgaaatgctcaaaaatgctaaaaatgtacctgaaatgttcagaagggtttgaggatcatgaaaacgtgcccgaaattcacattcctaactctatagaaccaagaccttagcatatgtggtgaaattctgagctatgcccatagacttcaatggagcagtcgctgcctctgctctgcataaagggggattttgacccccctcgtgcgatccgggttcccggaagtggctcctgatgaaacatcttgctccgccttaacaatctttgactgAACTTCTCAACTGCTGTGCTGATCTTTGGTGCAGTGCCATCCGCCACAGAAGATGGCAGCATTGTTACTGCGGACTACTTTTTTACGTTACAAAATCTAGATGTTGCGCATGCGCATGAGTCCAGTGTGTAAGACAGTAAAAAGATGGCGGCGACGTTGCTGAGGTCGCTTAGCAAACTCGGACGTCCTTCAGCTGCAATTTTAAACCATAATGCTGTGAGTCCGGGATGTATGGTCCTGCAGAACAGGTAAATGTTTCCACATGATGTTATCTGTCACTTCAAGCAGTTTTTCGCACATATGCTGGACGTTAGAGACAAATACACTTTTGACAGTAAGCTGTGCGTGTCAGACCGCTAGCTAGCATTTAGCGGACTTGCATGCTAGAAATCCGGTGACTGGAGGCTGGCAAAACACTGAGCAACTGGCGTCATTCCTTGAGTTAAAAAAAAGTCATTCTGGCAAGAGCACTGTTTATTAGCACAGTGTACAGATCGGCTTTGTATTAGGCCGGTTACAAGTGTTCTACCTTTAAACGGTGTCTGAATGCCCCACCAGACAGCTGACCTGAGCTATGTTATAACGTAGCCTAGCTAGCTTGGCATGCAAAGCAGCCTGCTAAATAGCCGGTTCATTAGATGCTTTTAGTTAtgataccagagagggttactTAGAAGGACCTGGCATGGCTGACAACATGTCTTAGATGTATCGTAGTTGTATCCGTATTGATCTCACCTAAAACTGTTTGTTGACATTTGTGTTGTTGCTAGATCAGGCATTTGTGTAGCGGAAACATAATGCGAGTTCAAAAGATCTCATGCAGGCGAAGCAGGACGTAGATGCTATAAAACTTGCGTGCGATATATGAGAAACACCAAGCAAGCAACAAGATGGATAAATTTAAGTAACTGATCTGCGAGACAAGTTCCaatcttattgtgtgtgtgtttgtgtgtgtcctgctaGGCATAAACAGTGGCAGCCCGATGTGGAGTGGACAGAGCAGTTTGCGGGTGCTGTCATGTACCCCAGTGCCCTCACTGAGAAGTGGGTGCCCCCTCCATGGAACGGTAAGACTgttggttcacacacacacacacacacacacacacacacacacacgtcgtcttctcacacgcacacacatgtgtcgtctacacacacacacacacacaccctggtctTCTCCAGGGATGGAATCTACCAGCCGGGCCACTCAACTTTTTTATCAATCACTAGAGATGTACGTAAAGCCACCAATTACCAACCCTTTcattcgaaaattctaaaacaacaatgttttttaatacttcaaaaaacatttgataaatgaaccttacattatttggtagccataggtgtgtagattttacTGCCTGAACCTTACATTATTtggtagccataggtgtgtagcttttactgcctgaaatccgattttgtttaccacgctcagagtttagtgctgggcaaatgggtgcctatttccaacctttctcacggcacatcaacggttagaccgagaattctcgtcgcaaatcaaaattctcgtcgcaaattcgagtcacggtaaaatggaatttttggtacatagctaatttcaatacacttatggtgtgggtgcttgcgtttctttaggaatccactgtcttggtttgtatagaaagtcaagtttatttatatagcgcatttcatacacagaggtcactTCATCAAAACACAGTGAGATTAAACTTACCTGCAGGAGCACATCTCTGTGTTAAtagtatacgtgtgtgtgtgtgtgctgtgtacattttgtaaacatactctctcttcatgccccccccccccagataaGGACCCCCCCGCAGAGAAGGAGGTGTCCAACCTGACGATCAACTTCGGCCCCCAGCACCCCGCTGCCCACGGTGTGCTGCGTCTGGTGCTGGAGCTGAGCGGCGAGTCCGTGAAGAAGTGTGACCCGCACGTCGGCCTACTGCACCGCGGCACAGAGAAGCTCATCGAGTACAAGACCTACCTGCAGGTGCGTCGCCATGGCAACGACCCCTGACCCCTCCACAGGAGCACGGCCTTAGAGAGCATTTTCAACCTGAGCCCTGTCTCTAGGCTTCTATGGGTGTTTTCACTAAGGACGAGAACATGCTCAGTATTGGggctaagctagctggctaatGCACCTACGCAACGAATTCATACGGATTGTGCTCTCTTGCAGTTTCTGTACCTTTACTGGGGTAAACGGGCACCTGTGTATCTCCGAAGGGATCCTGTCCATGTCGCCTGACGCATGTGATGTTGAGTCTTGTCAGTGGGGAAAACGGcagtttccacacacacacacacacacatgccagccAGCTGCTTCCTTATGAATGCATTGgcagcattagcaggctagctACTTTAATACTGAGCagatttgccgtttttgtcccTAATGGAAGTGCGTAAAGACATCCCTGCTGAAATATccagcctgaccagcttaagGTGGTTAGCTGGTTGACCAGCATATTTACCTGCTTGTTTGAGCACCCTGtgatggttgaccagctagaccagAAAAAATCTtccgaaaacataccttcagctggtttacctgGCATGCGATGGTAATTTAGATGGTTTTATGATACGATACAACTTTATTTGTCAGTTTGGCTGAAATTCTCTTTGCaaattctgttttgtttgtcgtaccacctcaagctggtcattttagctggtgttgctggtctaatgaccagcttatgttggtcattctagcaaaccagcattcttacaccaacaatatcaagcttggcaggctggtcaccagcattaccatcttgcaccagctttATCCCGcacgacaggctggtcacaccagtaTGACCAGCCTGTCGTGCGGGTCagatggtcacaccagcatatccagctggtggcccaaccagcaaagaccagcaagagctggaagaaaaccagcaaagacccgctaaaaccagctaccagcatgaGCTGGTttgcagctgttttttttttttcagcaggctgggcttaagtgtcttgctcaaggacacttcgacggggtcaggaggagttgggctcgaaccagcaaccttCCAGTTTCTGGAcgactcctctacctcctgagcCACTGACCCCAAGTAGAGTGTCCTGTCTCTCCTCTGAAGTCATGAGCTGAATACTGCAACTGCGACTTCACACAACAATTATGTAGCAAGGAAGCTATGAAAACCGTTTATAAGTTAGCATTTGGCATTTCCCTGTGGCAGTTCTAAGCTAAGTTAGCATTTTGACATTTCCCTGTGGCGGTTCTAAGCTAAGTTAGCATTTTGACATTTCCCTATGGTAGTTCTAAGCTAAATTCCTGAGAAATTAATAAATATCTGGGAGTATCTGACAGCTTCACAGTAATTTCCCAGGCCACATGTGATTGTTTTTCACTTACATTTGGGGGATATGATGTCGGCCAAACTGACGGTAAAATTAAAACGACAAGCAAAAATAGCTAGTGACGGAATTTTTACCCCTCTGTCCGTCAAAATGAAAAAGTGAAATGCAACCTCTGTGTGTGATATTGTAACACTCCCTccctttgattgtgtgtgtgtgtgtgtgtgtgtgtggtgcaggctCTGCCCTACTTTGATCGTCTGGACTACGTGTCCATGATGTGTAACGAGCAGGCGTACTCTCTGGCCGTGGAGAAGCTGCTCAACATCCAGGCGCCACCCAGAGCCCAGATGATCAGAGGTGAGACACCCTACCATACCCTACATATACCCTACATACCATATATAccctacacacaccctacaTGCCATATATAccctacattattattattattataacctttatttaaccaggttAGTCTCATTGAGATATAAAATCTCTTTTTCAAGAGAGACCTGGCCAAGATAGCAGAACAAATAGTTACACATCAcaatcacaaaacaaacacaaaagaggcAAGACAACTCAAGTGCATTCCAGATTAAATAAAAGTGCCATTAATTAAAACATTTGCACTGGATGGACTCATGTTCTATGGCTTTAACAACACCTTTAAAATCATTTAAGGAAATTAGACACTGTAGTTTGAGTGTTTTCTGTAGTTCATTCCAAGCAGAAGGTGCAGCAAACATGAAAGCCTTCTTGAACACCCTACataccctaccctaccctaccctacatGCCCTACATACCCTACCCAACCCTATATACCCTACCCTACATACCCTATCCTACATACCCTACACACCCTACCCTACACACCCTACATACCCTACCCTACACACCCTATATACCCTACCCTACACACCCTATATACCCTACCCTACATACCCTATCCTACACACCATACCCACCCTACCCTACACACCCTACataccctaccctaccctacacaccctacacaccctaCCCTACACACCCTACCCTACATACCCTACCCTACATACCCTATCCTACACACCATACccaccctaccctaccctacacACCCTACataccctaccctaccctacacACCCTACCCTACATACCCTACCCTACATACCCTACATACCCTATCCTACACACCATACccaccctaccctaccctacatactctaccctaccctacACACCCTACCCTACCCAGCCTACCCTACACAGCCTACCCTTCCTACTACACACCtatcaccatggcaacacacTACCCTACACACCTTTTACCATGGCAACACTACCCTTCCCTACTACACGCCTATAACCATGGCAACACACTACCCTACACACctttcaccatggcaacacacTACCCTACACACCTCACCATGGCAACACACTACCCTACACACGTCTTACCATGCCAACGCTATTCTACCCCACCCCACTTCGCCATCTTGCCTACCTGGCACTACCATTCTAATTAatcatccttccatccatctcCAAATATGATCACCCTCTGTGTCCTGGGGTTGCCATGGCGAGAGACTGGCACTCCGCTGAGCCAGGGCACAGAGGGCGATCACATTTGAGGTTAATCCGGCCTGATCCCCACTCcaggcccgtgtgtgtgtgtgtgtgtgtgtgtgtgtgtgtgtgtgtgtgtgtgcacgccatGCCCAAGAAACCAAGCCTGCACTGAAGCCCTGCTCTCAGTACGATCTGGTAATTAGCACGTTCACATTTAGACTAAAGAGGAAACCGGGAATGACCCCAATATAGAGAAACTCAACCCTGCATCACTCTCGACttgactacacacacataaatgcacgcgcacgcacacacacacatacaaaaacaaacacacaaaaacacacacacatacacttgcacaATCAGGGCAGTGCAATCCCCAGCCAGTCAGCTTTAAGACTAATTCTGTAGGAGTGGTGGCCTGGCATCTGACttctagaagtgtgtgtgtgtgtgtgtgtgtgtctgtgtgtgtgtgtgtgtgtgtgatcacaggTCCTCCAGCTGGTCTGTCCCATGCGAGGGCTGTTTGATGGCCCTTGCGGAATGCAagctgcgcgcgcacacacacacatgaggataatgtgcgtgtgtgtgtgtgtgtgtccttctcaTAACACACAACTAcattatcctgtgtgtgtgtgtccttctcaTAACACACAACTAcattatcctgtgtgtgtgtgtgtgtgtgtgtgtgtgtgtgtagtcctgTTTGGAGAGCTGACACGTATCCTGAACCACATCATGGGCATCACCACCCATGCCCTGGACATCGGGGCCATGACGCCCTTCTTCTGGATgtttgaagagagagaaaaggtgaggtgtgagcgtgcgtgtgtgtgtttcggggACAGTGGTcctgtaatataattgacaaacGTCGGatcaaagtgtctgctaaagcagggattcccaaactgtggtacgcgAGCCCGCACTAAGGGGTAGGGAGTCAGGATGTAAAAGGTGGTCCGCTGTGCTAAATGattatgtgtaaatgtgtgtgtaagagatcactttgtgtgtgttgtgcgtgttgTGCCTCTGAGTATATATGCTTAATGTGtttcttcgtgtgtgtgtgtgtgcgtgtgtgtgtgttgtgcctcTGAGTATATATGCTTAATGTGTttcctcgtgtgtgtgttgtgcctcTGAGTATATATGCTTAATGTGtttcttcgtgtgtgtgtgtgttgtgcctcTGAGTATATATGCTTAATGTGTTtcctcgtgtgtgtgcgtgtgtgtgttgtgcctctgagtatatatgcttaatgtgtttcctcctgtgtgtgtgtgtgtgtgtgtgtagatgtttgaGTTCTACGAGCGTGTGTCGGGAGCGCGCATGCACGCAGCCTACGTGAGGCCTGGAGGGGTGCACCAGGTGAGGAGGAAGATGACCTCgccagccacacacatacaccttctCTACAGCAGTTTCATGGCTTATGGAAATGAAAATTATATCCTGgtgtaaccgtgtgtgtgtgtgtgtgtgcgcgtgtgtgtgtg comes from Alosa sapidissima isolate fAloSap1 chromosome 18, fAloSap1.pri, whole genome shotgun sequence and encodes:
- the ndufs2 gene encoding NADH dehydrogenase [ubiquinone] iron-sulfur protein 2, mitochondrial, which gives rise to MAATLLRSLSKLGRPSAAILNHNAVSPGCMVLQNRHKQWQPDVEWTEQFAGAVMYPSALTEKWVPPPWNDKDPPAEKEVSNLTINFGPQHPAAHGVLRLVLELSGESVKKCDPHVGLLHRGTEKLIEYKTYLQALPYFDRLDYVSMMCNEQAYSLAVEKLLNIQAPPRAQMIRVLFGELTRILNHIMGITTHALDIGAMTPFFWMFEEREKMFEFYERVSGARMHAAYVRPGGVHQDMPLGLMDDIYEWCKAFSLRIDEVEEMLTNNRIWKNRTVDIGVVKAEDALNYGFSGVMLRGSGIKWDLRKSQPYDGYEKMEFDVPIGSKGDCYDRYLCRIEEMRQSLRIMIQSLNQMPEGEIKVDDAKIAPPKRSEMKMSMESLIHHFKLYTEGYQVPPGATYTAVEAPKGEFGVYLVSDGSSRPYRCKIKAPGFTHLAGLDMMAQGHMLADVVAIIGTQDIVFGEVDR